A stretch of Exiguobacterium sp. BMC-KP DNA encodes these proteins:
- a CDS encoding glycoside hydrolase family 13 protein: protein MFKEAVFHRAMSPFVYKYDERTIHIRLQTKKNDVDRVDLIWGDPYDWHTENPDAADWNFDPSKSNYWNTFETPMKRSGSDELYDYWFIDVVPPFRRLRYGFRLHDGATSQVFTERGWFDEKPLDDTGYYFCVPFLNAVDVFTAPDWVQNTVWYQIFPDRFANGDTANDPAGTLPWNSTEPTTTNLFGGDFQGVIDHIDYLVELGITGIYFCPIFLAKSNHKYDTIDYLEIDPQFGTKEKFKEMVDLLHAHGIRIMLDAVFNHAGFHHKAFADIREHGSHSTYKEWFHLRDFPLVTEPLPNYDTFAFVPEMPKFNTENDEVKSYLLHVARYWVEEFGIDGWRLDVANEVDHAFWRDFRQVVKDVNPETYILGEIWHDSQEWLLGDQFDAVMNYPFTNAALNFFALDKTKATSYANDMSHVLFSNTMNVNEVTFNLIGSHDTPRALTRAGNNKSKLRLLLLSMLTFSGSPVVYYGDEIGLDGDQDPGCRKCMPWDPEDQDQELFAYTRHLLQLRKQHKTLANQGHISFVHANDETNTIIMRRMSQDGLYYIYFNNSDVAVSLTAPQAGRGLDLLTNLHQQTLDVSLPAYSGTIVQVL, encoded by the coding sequence ATGTTCAAAGAAGCTGTGTTCCACCGTGCGATGTCTCCATTCGTCTACAAGTACGATGAGCGAACAATCCACATCCGCCTACAAACGAAAAAAAATGACGTTGATCGCGTCGATTTGATTTGGGGTGATCCGTATGATTGGCATACTGAAAATCCAGATGCTGCCGACTGGAACTTTGACCCTTCGAAATCAAACTACTGGAATACATTTGAAACACCGATGAAGCGTAGTGGCTCAGATGAGTTATACGATTACTGGTTCATCGATGTTGTTCCTCCGTTTCGTCGTTTACGGTACGGTTTCCGCCTCCATGACGGTGCAACCAGCCAAGTCTTTACGGAGCGTGGCTGGTTCGATGAAAAACCACTCGATGATACAGGATACTATTTCTGTGTCCCTTTTCTTAACGCAGTCGATGTATTTACTGCACCAGATTGGGTCCAGAATACGGTCTGGTATCAAATTTTCCCAGATCGCTTTGCAAATGGTGATACTGCGAATGATCCAGCCGGTACGCTTCCATGGAACAGTACCGAACCGACGACGACAAATCTATTTGGTGGAGACTTTCAAGGTGTCATCGACCATATTGATTACCTCGTTGAGCTCGGTATCACCGGAATCTACTTCTGTCCAATCTTCTTAGCAAAGTCGAATCATAAATACGATACGATTGATTACTTAGAAATTGATCCACAGTTCGGCACAAAGGAAAAATTCAAAGAAATGGTTGATTTATTACATGCACATGGCATTCGAATCATGCTAGACGCGGTCTTCAATCACGCCGGCTTCCACCATAAAGCATTTGCTGATATCCGTGAACATGGTAGTCATTCCACCTATAAAGAATGGTTCCACCTGCGCGACTTCCCGCTCGTGACCGAGCCACTCCCAAATTATGATACATTCGCTTTCGTACCTGAGATGCCGAAATTCAATACCGAAAACGATGAAGTAAAGTCATACTTACTCCATGTCGCGCGCTACTGGGTCGAAGAATTTGGAATAGACGGTTGGCGTCTCGACGTCGCCAATGAAGTTGATCACGCGTTCTGGCGTGACTTCCGCCAAGTCGTCAAAGACGTTAATCCTGAAACCTATATCCTTGGTGAAATTTGGCACGATTCACAGGAATGGTTACTTGGAGATCAATTTGACGCTGTCATGAACTATCCATTTACAAATGCTGCTTTGAACTTCTTTGCATTAGATAAGACTAAAGCAACCTCGTATGCGAATGATATGTCACACGTGTTGTTCTCAAACACGATGAATGTTAATGAAGTGACCTTTAATTTGATTGGTTCTCACGATACACCGCGTGCATTGACGCGTGCAGGGAATAATAAGAGTAAGTTACGTCTCTTATTACTTTCGATGCTGACATTCTCCGGTAGTCCGGTCGTTTACTATGGTGATGAGATTGGTCTGGATGGAGATCAAGATCCGGGATGTCGAAAATGTATGCCATGGGATCCTGAGGATCAGGATCAAGAATTGTTTGCCTATACGCGACATTTATTACAGCTTCGCAAGCAACATAAGACGCTTGCGAATCAAGGGCATATCTCGTTTGTTCATGCTAATGACGAGACAAATACAATCATCATGCGCCGCATGAGTCAGGACGGATTGTATTACATCTACTTTAACAATTCAGATGTTGCCGTTTCCTTGACTGCCCCACAAGCCGGTCGTGGACTCGACTTATTAACGAATTTACATCAGCAGACGCTTGATGTCTCTCTCCCTGCGTATTCAGGAACGATTGTTCAAGTCTTATAA